The segment tagtAGGATTTACACTCTCTTTTCAATACAAACCACCTGGAATTTAAATAATCTCAAACTGAATAATTCAGTAATGCTCAGAAAATCCTATATAAGAGAAACTGGAAAGAGCTTTTATAATGCTCTTCTCCCATTTGATGGGTTCTTGGCTCCAAAATTCAACTTAGAGAAAAACACCATCTTGCAAAATGTAAGGCCACCACTTAGTACAACTATTCTCCCTCTACATAGTGAGAAGAAAAGCAATTATGTGACTGCTCTGACTCAAAACTTACCCTATTAGCTCAACTACAATGAGAAAAAATTCTACTGTACTTAATGGGACACCTCAGGCTGACCTCATACtgtcctttcctctttttctcctgtcCATTTTCTAGCATGTGCTATTCATAAATTTACCAAATAAGATTGGAAAATAAGCTGAAAGCCAGTGTCTAGGCTAGTAACTTATGCTATTCTATTAATTATGCTATTCtattactatattaaaaatattttaaagagatgaagcAGTCGTATCAATCCACCTTTAAGGTTAATGAtcatagttttttctaatttgatgAACATACCAATGCATTTTATGAAAATGTGTCTAgcaaaaaacacaacatacctgCTGGAGAGACATGAGGACAGCTGCTCATTTTCAACAGCTTGAGTGTATCACTGTTGTTGGCCACTAGTACTTTGAGAGATGGATCATCTACTGGAGTATCATCTATCTTAAGCGAAGACAGGGATTTGGAGTTTACAAACACAACTGTCAGTGCAGAGATAAAGTGAgactgaaaagcaaaaaaaaaaaattatttcaatttttaggaATGAGAATTGAGGGGTTTCCTAGTACTACAGTTTATCTGAGTCACAATGacattaatattttgtaaatgttttaggGGTGGCACCCCTTCACTCTGTTATTGGGAGTATGGCAAAAGAGGTGACTATCTGTTATCTTTGAGAAGAGCCTATTTATGTGTAggggaaaaaaacatttcaaGCCTCAGAATAAGTGTCTCTAAATTGGAGAAACCACTGGTAAGTAAAAAGAGGAATTCTGGAACCAGGGATGAGAATCTCTCTCAGATACTTCACTTTGCCGTATCTGGAAACCCTAGTGTTTTATAACACTaaactgcatttcttttctgtttgataGGTATGCCCACTAAACAGTAACTATTAACAccatcattaaaaattaatataataatctaTTTAAAATCTGAGACTCATTTGAGATATGAAAACTCATAGAAATTTTGATTCTAAAACAATCAAAATCATACTTAAAATTCCAAGTTTAAAATTCCTTCAAATGTTATCTACAATATTTTCAAGTCttctattttaatgtattttgatcCACAAAAGCACCAATGAAATCATTCATcatgtatcatatatatgtatatatgtacgtacatatgtgtgtataaacacatacacacgtatatatctGTTGGACAGAATATGACCTAAAGGAATCAATGTAGGCAAACAGGAATTAAAGCATTCTCAAAGTATGCAGCTCTCAGTCGGAGCTAAGATATGAGTTGAAACCATTAGGCAAAGAATCTAGGAGAGTAAAGGCAGGCTAATACATGGTCCAACATATTCCTCTCTACAAAACCAACTTCATGCTCCAGTTAGCTTTACAAATTCTCTACAGGAGTGAAAAAGGATGAGGGCAGGCTAAGAGCCAAGAAAGTATAAtgaaacattacttttttttttttttttttgagacagagtattgttcttgtcacgcaggctggaatgcagtggcacctcCTTAGCTCATTACAACCTTGAAATCCTGAACTTAAGCAATCCTGTTTCATCCTCcctggtagctaggactacaggtgtgagccaccacgcacagctaacttttttttttggtagagacgggtcttgctatgctgcccaggctgatctcaaactcttggccacAATGGcacctcctgcctcggcttcccaaagtgctcagattatagctgtgagccaccacacccaaccaaaaCACTGTCTTCTTGGTCATAATTCCCTAATTTACTTTTTCCCTACTGTGATTAAACAACTGGTTAACTACTTAGATTTTGATTAAGTAACTATTTACTTAAATGTTAACATCTTTCTCCTAATATTTTCATATCAAACTCAATTATATCTTGTACAAACATATTTCATTTGCAGTCTAATGACTGCATCACTGACGTCTTTTTCCATTTCCCCAATTTAGCTCTGGTCAAAAACATTTCTTCTATGTTGTCTTCAGTTCTCTCAAGATTTCCAAAATATTGCAATGCCCTATTTCAATCTTCTACCAaagccataaaaggaaaaaaaaaaaaaaaaaaagaaaaacagtattagGTATCCTAGACtcacttaataaggaaagaagcATTCTTTCCATTAGCTCCATTCATGGTTCCCAAATTAGTACTAGATATAAGCataatggtaagaaaaaaaaaaagaaaacttatgtTCAACATATCTTTtaatatggtatttttaaatataccataTGAGTCAGTAGGTACATTTGTATTTTAGCTATGGTAGCTAAAATCAAttcagattgtttaatttcccaTTTGAAGCTTGAAGGTGGCGCTATACCATATAACCCGTATTTCTTAGAGTGAGTTTCCTTAACCATCttaatcagaatcacctggactGCTCACAGGAAAAGGAGACTTAGAATCACCCCGAATTTGAAAAAGGGATACAAATCCAAAATTTAGGAGGCTATTCAGAAGATTTTTACACATTAAGTCGGAGTACCATGCTGATCTAACTTCTGTACTTAGGATCTTGAAATATTAAGATaattagggccaggcgcggtggctcaagcctgtaatcccagcactttgggaggccgagacgggcggatcacgaggtcaggagatcgagaccatcctggctaacacggtggaaccccgtctctactaaaaaaatacaaaaaaccagccgggcgaggtggcgggcgtctgtagtctcagctactcaggaagctgaggcaggagaatggcgtaaacccgggaggcggagcttgcagtgagctgagatccggccactgcactccagcctaggcaacagagcaagactccgtctcaaaaaaaaaaaaaaaaaattagattctcCTGCCCATTTCCCTtattttatacatgaagaaaaacattttatctcaaaatatacatatgtaatgaaaatatttcaaaatcaattaAGACTTTGACATCAACTGGTGATTTATTTGGTACAGACATTCTACTGAAACCACCACTTGGGTTATATATTCAATTCAGTTATATTCCCTCCTCAATCATCCCAGTATATTACCAGGTACCTAAAAGGATGTCCgtattttagttttcagtgtcTTCTGGGGAAAAAACTTATCAATTATTGTTGGAGACTAACCTACTAACCATTAGCTAACATACTCAGACACCTTTACCACCTTTCTAAAAATGTAcccttattatttttgtattttaagagaaTAGTTGTGAGAGAGACACGATCTCTGATTATGTGCAGGATCACgttagaatatatatatgaatatatgttaaCTTTTCCCCCAAATAAAGGATGTCTTTAAGTCTGTAAATTAATCTAAACTGTGCTGATACTAACCTTGGTCAAGATTAAATCTTTACAGAACATTCGCCAAAAGATTTTATAAGTTAGACCTGCTATCAATACTGGCACTCTCTACTTTTGATTCTAACTTCACCAATCTGCTCTGGAAGCCCCAAAATGAGTATCTATGTGTCCCTTTTTTTCTAATATGGTTGACTCTGTTTTACCTACTGAATTTCTTTGAGTACTTCCTATAGACACCTGTCTAAATTTCTTTAACCATACCAATTTAGAAGTacggtgatttaaaaaaaaaaagcttaaaaaatactatttcttttcattgtaaatAGTAACTGattttccattatgtatatatattactttCCTTATACTCACACtgtcaatacaaaaaaaaaaaaaggttagactTTCACCGGATTTCtcagtaatagaaaataaaacaagaagaccAGATACCTTTGGTAAATCCATAAAGCTTGGTCGAGCAGTTGAAATAAGTCCAAGTGTTTTTAAAGAGCAATTCACAAGTTGCGATAGTATATCACAAGCTGCTTCAGCTGATTCCTTGCTGCTGTCCACCTTAGAAAAGAAACACCATTACTCATGTACATTatattgtctttttacttttttccccaaataccCAGACTTCAAGATTActcatgtatacatttatatttctctgtaCACATATTCATTTCATAGAAGTATCATTACTAGTTTATTGCATTACAACTTAAAGAACATTCTTTCAATcatccaccctccaccctcacctccaACTTTAACCTTTTCTGAGTCTCTCTGAAAAAGTAGGGCAATTGTCAAGACAAGACCTAGCTTTCATTATAAGAGACATATTTAATGTTGGCTTTTACACTGATTTATTCCAAAGTGACTATATAAACTAATGGAGTAAATCAATttatagtctttaaaaaataattatatatttggtAGTGGATCACATAATAGATGTAAATACAGGCTCTATGGTATGCACTAGAAACTGAGTATTTACTCAAAATGTACATGTGTATCGCAACCTGGGATTCATCATTAATGTTATCAATGGAAAGATGAATGTGAAGTAAAATGAGTGTACTGGACCAGTCAGGCATGAAAATCTAAACTAAATAAGAGATAGCTATTCTCACACATACTTCTGCAAAGACATTTCCTAAGGGAAGGATAATAGGGCCAAAAAATCCCTCAAGGATGTAAAAAGGAGTTCATCCATCAAAAAGTTAGTTGTTTCCTGGGAAGCACCAAACAATAGTTAAAAGGATATTATTAATTTCCAGATTCAGATACAGTACTTTTATCCCAAAAATGTTGAGTGGATGGTAAAACTAATGTGCTAATTATATTAGTTTCAGAGCTACTTATAGATAATacgtggtccctggaccagcagaatcaacatcacctgggaacttgaaTGGGAACAAATGTTGATATCTAACCCAGACCATCTGAATCAGAAACCgttggggggggcggggggggggggggggggggggggggtcaagccctccaggtgattttgatgcacATAAAGTTAGAGAACCTCTCTTCTAGACTAAATATTCTAACTATAAGCCTCCTTGGTCTACAATTGGTGAAGACTATCAGGAGAGCCCAGAAGAATCCTGTGATGTGACTCTTTTTTGTAAATCAGAAATTATTTCctcaggggaaaagaaaaaaaaaccctaataaaaatgttaaacttttGCACAAATGATTTTATGAGGGTTATACTAGATACACCTGAATTATATCACAGGgctgtaaaagaataaaaatgaccCAGCAAATCTACTAGGTGGAACTGGACTTTAAGACCTATCAGAGGAATGTATTATACGCATCTTTGTATGTGATTTACCATTAGAACACTCTTAGACAACTCAAAGATAACTAAAACCAAACAGAAACCTCTTCAGCCTTCTTCCCTGGGGGTATGGGGATGAGTCCTGAATTTTTGTTTGATCCCCCTACCCTTACCCCCAGGTAGGATCGCAAGATAATATACTAGACATCCAATTAAATTTCAGGtaaacagcagattttttttagtattaaagATGTCCCAAACATTAAACGGGATGTaactatactaaaaattattgattatctgaaattcaaatttaaatactcatcttacatttttatttgtaaaacctGGCAATCAGTGGCCTAAGTGCCTTTGTGCGTTTTTCTGGGAAAAAAGGTGAAAACATATCCAACCATTCCCATCACcaattctctcctcctccttggaCACACATGGGAGAATAAGCAGGTAATCTCCATCTAAGAGGAAATCACCTTCTTCAAGGGAAGACAAGATTTTAGTTATGGCCAGAAGCTCTGGGTTAAGAACTATTGTTTTGCCTAGGTTTAGCCTGGACTGTTCAGCAATTGCCACATCCAGGTAAATCAAGTATTCATGCATTGTTTTTTTTCAATAAGTTATTTATCACCACAAAATCTGGTGTTTAAAGATTCAGTAAACATGCCcatatttcattattcattacCCAAACAAAACATGACAAGCCTCACACAAACcactgtaattttttattttaaacagagacaaggtctcgctctgtcaccaaggctggagtacagccgcacaatcatagttcaccgcaacctcaaactcctgggctcatgcaatctttccgcctcagcctcctgagaaggtgGGACTATCGGACTACAAGTGCGCACATCCAGCTATGATATCTTAAATTATTCTGGATATCTCAAAAAGCCACCCACTTCATTTATCTCATCACTGCATGATTTCCAATACCTTCCTtccagcaacaaaaagaaataaacagttcCCTTTGGCATTCTTCCATGtacctttttctatttctttctaaaatatattcatcTAAATCTTCTACATAAAGTTTCTAAGCTTCCTTTTCATTTGAAGATCCCATTTCAAAAAGTCATCAGTAAGTAACACTAAGTTCCTGTTAGACAGAAATAGCAATTAAGTTCTACTCAATTATAATCgcgcaatttttattttatatttctttttcctcaaaattgTTCACAATAATTCAATGTAATTCACAGCTTTATCAATGACTTATGCTTATTTAGTggctgcttttgctgttttaagaAATGATTAATAATTAACAGAGTAATTTAGCTCCatcaaatataataattattttgtgacAGCTTCTAAGGTATAcaataattctaaatttttaagcattttccctgaaaaagcaaatattttaaaggcatGAGAAGATGTACCGGTTTAGGAAACAAAAGCcactaaaaatacttattttttaaaagaaggatttaaaatattaccttGAAGCTGACATATTGTAGATGGTTTGAATGTCTTTTAATTATCTGTTTGATCAGCTCTGGATGGGTAGCTTTCAAGTAAGATGTAGCTGGCTGATTCAGTTCAAATTCAAAACATCTCCACAAGTCAGGCATGTGAAATACCTGGTTCCAGTTGCGGCAAACTTGTGAAGCATGAGCCCGGTCAAGAAGAGGCAAATACTTAAATACTTGGAGAATAATGTCCTGAAGGAGATTACCCCAATCACAAGTCTGAGAATGCTCATTTGTAGTCCTCAGTTTCTTGGATTTCTCTGCAGTTCCTTCTTCTGATGAATTACGGTCACTATCTCTTCCTCCTCGTTTCATCCTATTCCGAAAAATGCATCAGTTTTTTTCCTACTCAACTTTTGAatagaaataaactcaaaattcATTCTTCTGTCACTGagatgtgtgtttatatacacaaacacaaatatgCAGGAAAAACTGGATCAGTAATTCAAGACTACCAAaacaaactattttgaaaaatgccAATGAAAGCCAACAATGgtttataaattttatacttttttggcatatgtttttaaacatttacatttatcaGTATAATATACAGTATAATATACTACATGGGAGAAAGATTATTATGATTTTGAAACTACGCtaacaatttatatttcaaaagttgTGGTCAACTTAACTAAATGAATATAAAAGGGAACCTACAGTGATACTTTGTAAAGGTTTCTTAAAAGTCATCTAAGGATATTCGTTCTTGAATTTGAGGCCGACCACGGTCTCAAGAACCTCCAGAGAGGATGTTAATTAAGTAGCCAACAGATGTTCCACATTTAATAGTCTATACAGGGGTCCTGTGGTTCTGGTCCGAGGACCAGAACTGGGCCCCATAGCAGGAAGTGATCAAGCTTTACAGCCTGAACTCCTCCTGTCGGATCAGCAGctacattagattctcataggagtgcgaaCCTTATTGTGAACCGtccatgtgagggatctaggttgtgtgctccttatgagactcttaatgcctgatgatctgaggtgaaacagtttctTCCTGAAACCACCCCCTACCACAGACAGGCACTGGGCTATGTGTTACCTGCCAGACATTTCTAACTCTGCCTAAAATAAGCAAAACCACCCCAGCTATGAATTGTTTGGTTTGGAATGTAGCTGCTTCTTCAAACACATCACTTACTACTGCACTGTTTTCCCCAAGTTGTGTTTCTGAATTATACCTATTTGTTTATTCTATGTATTCTTAGCACTTTCATTCCATTAGTTTctttgaaagatagttttttcATGGCAAAACAGTTTTATGGTTAAAGAGAATAGGCTCTGGAACCAAGCTccttgggtttgaattctggctctaccTCTCACTGGCTATGTGGCTTTGAGCAAATTACTTGATATTCCTGTGCTTCAATTTGCAAAATGAGTTTAATAAAACATAGGGTTTCTGTGAGAAATGCAATATTATTAAGGTTTTTCAAAGGGGAGATATGACTGTTGTATAGGAAAGCAGTCCAGCATTAACGACATTAAAGTATACAACACGCTAAAAACCGGGGTTAccacccagaaggcagagaatgattcgttcattcattcattgtgttcactcattcattcaagatggggtctcgctctgtcacccaggctggagtgcagtggcacaatcatggctcactgcagccttgccctcctgagatcaagcaatccttccacctcagcctccagagtatctgcatgcaccaccacacccgactctatttttgctttaaaatcaagagagggagaggaagagaaggggggGGAGAGCGAGAGatagagtgagtgtgtgtgtgtgtgtgtgtgtgtgtgtgtgtgtatgagagagagaaagagagagcgagagagagagagcaagcaagctTGTGTACCAGAAAACACACCCTGGAAGCAGACTCACTGAATTATTATAGTAACTAACAGTAGATGGCAGAtcacaggtaattttttttcttgcaaacatcttttccctttttatgttttacacatttcttttactATCAATGCATTACTGtgtaattggattttttaaaaggtcttgttttgatttgtttgttggAAACGTACAGCAGGCTCTAAAGTAAATGGCTGCAGACCACTCACTGGTAGTTATTTAGTTTACAGCCTGTAATACTTTTGTTTCTAGAGAACAGTTCCGGCAGCGTAGTGGTTTTGACCTAAACTTGGGGTGACAACCTTTCAGAAAGATGGCTTGTTCCAACTCTCTTCTGGCCTATCAGCATAAAAGAATTTCTCATTCCTGTGTGAGATGAAGGATATGCATATGCATTACTGTGAAAGAGATGTTTCTGCACTTTCTCCATCCAGTACCTCGAAAAACTTGTGAAAGAGGATTGAGGGCTGGAGAGTAAAAAGAGAATGGCAGAGGCCTCTGACCTTAATGCCATGAAAGTCAGTCTAAGACGTCTTAGCATATGTGCAATCAACTGCCCATTCTTCACTGCTCCTATTCCCaactatgtaaataaaatatattacacataCCCCACTGATCAGGGAGAGAACAAGAACACAGAATGACAGAGGTGACAGCAAGAAGGTAGTTTGATGGAAGACTGGAAATTATGTGTAACTctgagaatagattttttttataaGTTTAGAGAAAAGTGTATAATCTACATTGTAATCTTTAATATTGTCTCTCCTAATAATAATCCCTCACTAGAGGTTGAGATAACACTGTCATTATGACCCATTTTTCTGCTTTAACTTACCCTGAaggcttattttaattttagtatataaAATTTGGGTCAAAGAACAAAGTGTTTGCTATCCAGAGCTTATAATTTCTCTTCTGACCACCTAAAACTACTCACAATTTTGAGATACAGAGATTCAAAAAAGAATGACAGTCTTCGTGATTTCTACACCTTATTATAGAATACTGATTGCCTGTTTCTGGAGAACAATCTTCTAAAACCAGAACTAGACAACTTAAAGACGGAATGATTCATTTTACTTGAGAGTATATggatatatacatgtaaaaaagGTAGCCTTATTCACATAATAATCTTTGCTAATAAATACCTTGCTGGTCctaaaaatagaaactttcttTTGTCTATTATAgtactgttttaaataaaatgtacttaaatACCTTTCCAAGTTCAGGTTAAAGAAGttgacaaaaatttttttaacagtaTGCAACACTAAGGGACAGTATCTCTTGATCTAGATATAAAAACACTATATGATCACCAAAGCATATTTTAAGCACTTACCAGTTTACAAATAGCTGAATTAAGTCTGTAAACTGTCATATGTAATATGTTTATGTCACAATTACAGTGCAATAAGCAATGGAAAAAAATCTAAGGCCAAATTCCAATAAAAACAGCCTCTGGACTATCCTCATTTTTGCATGAAAATAACAGGAGTCAGTGGAcacttaataaaaattttacatgtcAATTTTCCAAGTTGGTTTCCTTTATGTATGAAAAAATTTACACTACTTTAATAGTATCTTATTAAATCTATTTACACATGAAACTCTGctatacagaaaattaaacatcTCAGAGCATCTTCCAGCCTGCAAATAATTTACATCAATGGACCCTATAATTCCTATTTTTGTCAAAGTGAAAACACCTCTTATCTTT is part of the Macaca thibetana thibetana isolate TM-01 chromosome 17, ASM2454274v1, whole genome shotgun sequence genome and harbors:
- the FBXL3 gene encoding F-box/LRR-repeat protein 3 — its product is MKRGGRDSDRNSSEEGTAEKSKKLRTTNEHSQTCDWGNLLQDIILQVFKYLPLLDRAHASQVCRNWNQVFHMPDLWRCFEFELNQPATSYLKATHPELIKQIIKRHSNHLQYVSFKVDSSKESAEAACDILSQLVNCSLKTLGLISTARPSFMDLPKSHFISALTVVFVNSKSLSSLKIDDTPVDDPSLKVLVANNSDTLKLLKMSSCPHVSPAGILCVADQCHGLRELALNYHLLSDELLLALSSEKHVRLEHLRIDVVSENPGQTHFHTIQKSSWDAFIRHSPKVNLVMYFFLYEEEFDPFFRYEIPATHLYFGRSVSKDVLGRVGMTCPRLVELVVCANGLRPLDEELIRIAERCKNLSAIGLGECEVSCSAFVEFVKMCGGRLSQLSIMEEVLIPDQKYSLEQIHWEVSKHLGRVWFPDMMPTW